One segment of Carya illinoinensis cultivar Pawnee chromosome 13, C.illinoinensisPawnee_v1, whole genome shotgun sequence DNA contains the following:
- the LOC122291228 gene encoding probable calcium-binding protein CML48: MAYFNRIFKTQPSAPHGYGESYEQWGFPPGTHVDVIRSFQMVDRDRSGFIDDAELQQALSSAYQRFSLRTIRLLIFLFKNPNDPLRIGPKEFAALWSCLGQWRGIFDRYDKDRSGKIDLFELRDALYGIGYAIPASILQLLISKYENGGGGRVELNFDSFVECGMILKGLTDKFKEKDPKHSGLATFSYDAFMSMVIPFLVSYD, encoded by the exons ATGGCTTACTTCAATAGAATATTCAAAACTCAGCCTTCTGCTCCTCATGGGTACGGTGAGTCATATGAGCAATGGGGTTTCCCACCAGGAACGCACGTGGATGTTATAAGAAGCTTTCAGATGGTGGATAGGGATAGGAGTGGTTTTATTGATGATGCTGAGTTGCAGCAAGCTCTTTCTTCTGCTTACCAGAGGTTTAGTCTCAGGACCATCCGGCTGCTCATTTTTCTCTTCAAGAATCCCAATGACCCACTAAGAATTG GACCTAAAGAGTTTGCTGCACTGTGGAGTTGTCTTGGTCAATGGCGC GGCATATTTGACAGATACGATAAAGATAGGAGTGGCAAAATCGACTTATTTGAACTGAGGGATGCTCTCTATGGTATTGGCTATGCTATCCCAGCTTCTATTCTCCAACTTCTGATTTCCAAGTACGAAAATGGAGGTGGCGGCAGGGTGGAACTTAATTTTGACAGTTTTGTCGA GTGCGGAATGATTCTGAAG GGTTTGACAGACAAGTTTAAAGAGAAGGATCCCAAGCATAGTGGTTTAGCGACATTTTCTTATGACGCATTCATGTCCATGGTCATTCCTTTTCTTGTATCTTATGATTGA